GCTTCATCACCGCCGGCTTCATCACCGCCACCCGCTACCGCTGACCGCGCCTACTCGTAGGCGGGCGCCACCGGGACCATCTCCTCCATGCAGTGGCGGGGCGGCGGCGGGTCCTCGTCGGGAGCGGCGGTCATCTTGAGCTCCATGCCGCAACTCGTGCAGCGGTAGCGGAGGCTGACCCTGCGCAGCTCGCCCGGCGGCGGGGGCGCGGGGGCCGGCCGGCCCAGGAACCTCAGGACGGCCACGCCGGTGCGCAGGATGACGACGAACATCACCAACGCGATGAGCAGGCGAACCACCCCCCGAGCGTAGCGAGGGCGGCGGTGTGTCAGCCGCGGGGCGCGGGGGCGGGGACCTCGAACCACACCCGCTTGCCCTCAAGGGTGGGCAGGACGCCCCAGGAGGAGGCCAGCACGTCCACCAGCACGAGGCCCCGGCCACCCACTTCGTCCGGCTCGGGCGACCGCTTCCGCGGCATGGCCCGGGAGCCGTCGCCCACCTCGACGCGCAGCCGTTCGCCGTCGTAGCGGACGATCACCGTGAAGCGGGAGCGGGCGTGGCGCACGGCGTTGCTGGCGAGCTCGCTGGAGAGCAGCTGGACGTCCCCCTCGACCACCTCGGGCATGCGCCAGCTGCGGAGCACACCGGCCAGGAACTGCCGGGTGGCGGGGACGCTGGCGACGTCGGCCGGCAGGGCGATGCGGGCCTCGCGCGGAGCGAGCGGGCGCTGGTGCCACAGGCCGCCGTGGGGGTCGCCCACCGGGTACCCCGGGAGGTCGAGGAGGTCGGCCGGCACCCCGGTGGCGGCGGCCAGGCGCTCGATCGAGTTGTCCTTGGCGTCGGGCGGCACCCGGACGACCAGGACGGCGATGTCGTCCCGGGCCCGGGCCCCGGCGAAGCGGTTGGCGCCGTCGAGGACCCGTTCGGCGATCACGTCGGCCGTCTCTCCGGCACACGCCAGGAGGATCGACGGCAGCGCCTCGTCACCGAACTCCTCGCCCGCCGCGTTGCGGGCCTCGGTGATGCCGTCGGTGCAGAACAGCAGGGCGTCGCCCGGCCCGAGGCCCACCCGGTCGTCGGTCACCGTGGCCGTGTCGAACATCCCGACCGGGGTGCCGGCCTGCCCGCGCAGGTCGATCCATCCCGCCCGCCGGACCACGATGGGCCGCGGGTGGCCGGCGCACGCCAGGGTCACCCACGCGCCGCAGACGTCCAGCTCGAGGCGGGCGTACACGACGGTGCAGAACCGGTCGTCGGCCTCCACCGGTGCGTCGGCCACCAGCCCGGCGTTGACCTCGTCGAGCACGGCCGACGGGAGGGCGTGGTGCACGGCGGCGGCGCGCAGCGTGTAGCGGGTGAGGGCGGTGAGCGAGGCGGGACCGGCGCCCTTGCCGCAGACGTCCCCCACGGCCAGGCCCCAGGCGTTGGGACCGAGGCGGAAGACGTCGAAGAAGTCGCCCCCCACCAACAGGTCGCTGTCGCCGGGCCGGTATCGGGTGGCGACGTCCATGCCCGGCACGGTCGGCGGGCGGGGCGGGAGCAGGCTGGCCTGGAGGGTGTCGGCCAGCGCCCGCTGCTGGCCCTCGGCCCGGCGGAGCTCGGTGACGTCACGGAAGTACCACGCCCAGCCCAGCTCCGCTCCCGCCCCGTCCCGCAGGGGCACCCCGTGGCGGTCGAGCACCCGACCGTCCAGCATCTCCACCGAGTCGTGGGTGGGGACGCCCGACGCGTAGGCGCGGTGCACCGCCTGGAGGAACGCCTCGGGGTCGCGCACCATCGCGGTGGCCGCCTCGAGGGCGAGGCTGTCCTCGCCCACGCCCAGGACCTCGGGCGGGAACCGCCAGATCTCGGCGAAACGGGCGTTGGCGTAGACGAACTGGCCGTCGGGCGACACCACCACCATCCCGTCGGGACTGTGGTGGGTGAGAGCGGCGAGGACCTCGGCCAGCAGGCCCCCCGGTGGCGCGTACATCACCGACCAGTGTGGCAGCCGGGCGGCGCTTGCCGGATCGGGGCCACAGGGGATCAGCCCAGCCGCTCGACGACGAGGGCGTTGGCCAGGCCGCCGCCCTCGCACATCACCTGGAGCCCGTAGCGCCCGCCCCGGCGCTCGAGCTCACCGACCAGGGTGGCGAGGAGCCTGGCCCCCGACGCCCCCAGCGGGTGGCCGAGGGCGATGGCGCCGCCGTTGGGGTTGACCCGCTCCATGTCGGGGCGGATCTCCCGCTCCCATGCCAGGACGACGGAGGCGAACGCCTCGTTCACCTCCACGACGTCGATGTCGTCGAGCTCGAGCTCGGCCCGCTCGAGCACCCTGGCGGTGGCCGGGATGGGACCGGTGAGCATCGTGACGGGGTCCACCCCGGCCAGGGCGAACGCCGTGAACCGGGCTCGCGGGGTCAGCCCCAGGGCCGCGCACCGCTCCTCGCTCACGATCAGGGCGGCGGACGCCCCGTCGGTGATCTGCGACGAGTTCCCGGCCGTCACCCGCCCGCCGTCCGGCTTGAACGACGGCTTGAGGGTGGCCAGGACCTCGACGGTGGTGTCGGGCCGGATCCCCTCGTCGGCGGCGAGCACCCGCCCGGTGTCGTGGCCGTGGTCGTCCCGGACCGCCACGGGGACGATCTCGCGGTCGAACCGGCCCGCCGCCCGGGCGGCGGCCGCCCGCTGCTGGGAGCGGGCCGAGTAGGCGTCCAGCTCCTCGCGGGTGAGGCCCCAGCGCTGCGCGATCAGCTCGG
The DNA window shown above is from Acidimicrobiales bacterium and carries:
- a CDS encoding SpoIIE family protein phosphatase; the encoded protein is MYAPPGGLLAEVLAALTHHSPDGMVVVSPDGQFVYANARFAEIWRFPPEVLGVGEDSLALEAATAMVRDPEAFLQAVHRAYASGVPTHDSVEMLDGRVLDRHGVPLRDGAGAELGWAWYFRDVTELRRAEGQQRALADTLQASLLPPRPPTVPGMDVATRYRPGDSDLLVGGDFFDVFRLGPNAWGLAVGDVCGKGAGPASLTALTRYTLRAAAVHHALPSAVLDEVNAGLVADAPVEADDRFCTVVYARLELDVCGAWVTLACAGHPRPIVVRRAGWIDLRGQAGTPVGMFDTATVTDDRVGLGPGDALLFCTDGITEARNAAGEEFGDEALPSILLACAGETADVIAERVLDGANRFAGARARDDIAVLVVRVPPDAKDNSIERLAAATGVPADLLDLPGYPVGDPHGGLWHQRPLAPREARIALPADVASVPATRQFLAGVLRSWRMPEVVEGDVQLLSSELASNAVRHARSRFTVIVRYDGERLRVEVGDGSRAMPRKRSPEPDEVGGRGLVLVDVLASSWGVLPTLEGKRVWFEVPAPAPRG
- a CDS encoding thiolase family protein produces the protein MVSAVLVDVVRTAGGKRKGSLKGWHAADLAAEVLKAVVARNDLDPGLVDDVILGCVMQVGEQGLNVARNAVLAAGFPESVPATTVDRQCGSSQQAVHFAAQGVMAGAYDVVVAGGVESMSRVPIGASLQVGGMPFGPAVFARYAEAGGLVPQGMAAELIAQRWGLTREELDAYSARSQQRAAAARAAGRFDREIVPVAVRDDHGHDTGRVLAADEGIRPDTTVEVLATLKPSFKPDGGRVTAGNSSQITDGASAALIVSEERCAALGLTPRARFTAFALAGVDPVTMLTGPIPATARVLERAELELDDIDVVEVNEAFASVVLAWEREIRPDMERVNPNGGAIALGHPLGASGARLLATLVGELERRGGRYGLQVMCEGGGLANALVVERLG